A genomic stretch from Plutella xylostella chromosome 14, ilPluXylo3.1, whole genome shotgun sequence includes:
- the LOC105384146 gene encoding uncharacterized protein LOC105384146 yields MEFVGEIENLSDIQRKAVEKALEKLDHGGGPVTVETVGKKGDNYVASVLRIKADTKDGRPIRMVAKVAPTNEVLRLMIQAAKLFSNETIMYEEVLPKFDELQNAADVPPHDRIPRAKCYGTVSDELNELILLEDLKERDLEMRDRMVSLTNDEVRMALKQLAQIHALSFALQEKEPELHKKYANLLFDTWSQPQNEDMKKSFVALEQMLLGFLKSDEDKKRAQGAVSNIGEVAENLKKSNENGKYSVILQGDCWANNIMFRLQEGKSVECMMIDYQLSRLSSPVVDILYLIFNCTDLATRKDHYHDWLDHYYKVLDDSLFHYNLKSSFVYPRDKMDADLKRYGKFCLGLSLVLASVIFRESDEAFDLSDIQDQAALEADPGGMGMMKQGTLVRVARRVQDLVDSFIAYGYL; encoded by the exons ATGGAGTTTGTAGGAGAAATAGAAAATCTAAGTGACATTCAGAGGAAAGCTGTGGAAAAGGCTCTTGAGAAACTTGACCATGGAGGTGGACCAGTCACCGTCGAGACAGTCGGGAAGAAAGGAGACAACTACGTAGCTTCAGTCCTACGAATCAAAGCAGACACGAAGGATGGAAGGCCAATCAGAATGGTCGCAAAAGTCGCTCCGACCAATGAAGTGTTGCGTTTGATGATTCAAGCAGCAAAGTTGTTCTCAAACGAAACTATAATGTACGAGGAGGTTTTGCCGAAATTCGATGAGCTCCAAAACGCAGCCGATGTCCCTCCACACGACCGCATACCTCGCGCCAAGTGCTATGGTACTGTCAGTGATGAGCTCAACGAACTAATATTGCTCGAAGACCTCAAAGAAAGAGATTTAGAAATGCGAGACAGAATGGTTTCCTTAACAAATGATGAGGTCAGAATGGCTTTGAAACAACTGGCTCAAATACATGCTTTGTCATTCGCGCTGCAAGAAAAGGAACCTGAATTGCATAAAAAGTACGCAAACTTATTATTTGACACGTGGAGTCAACCGCAGAATGAAGATATGAAGAAATCTTTCGTAGCTTTAGAGCAAATGCTACTTGGATTCCTGAAGTCAGATGAAGACAAGAAACGCGCTCAGGGCGCTGTCAGTAATATTGGTGAAGTGGCAgagaatttgaaaaaatctaATGAGAATGGAAAATATTCCGTTATTCTACAAGGAGATTGCTGGGCTAACAACATCATGTTTAGACTGCAG GAGGGAAAATCGGTGGAGTGTATGATGATAGACTACCAGCTGTCAAGACTGTCCTCCCCTGTCGTGGACATCCTGTATCTCATCTTCAACTGCACAGACCTGGCCACGAGGAAGGACCACTACCACGACTGGCTCGACCATTACTACAAAGTACTCGACGACTCCTTATTCCACTACAATTTGAAGTCCAGCTTCGTTTACCCGAGGGACAAAATGGATGCGGATTTGAAGCGATACGGGAAGTTCTGTCTAGGGTTGTCACTGGTGCTCGCGAGTGTCATTTTCAGAGAGTCTGATGAGGCGTTTGATTTATCGGATATTCAGGACCAAGCTGCCTTGGAGGCGGACCCTGGTGGTATGGGCATGATGAAGCAAGGAACCCTAGTGAGGGTGGCTCGGCGGGTCCAGGATCTGGTTGATAGTTTTATCGCTTACGGATACTTgtga
- the LOC105384517 gene encoding uncharacterized protein LOC105384517 yields MILLAVLFLSLASSLVSGKPRHQQDDEDLTFYWRRSHPAPCKPFTTFYQACNKCVCAADSVPYCTRMDCPKEGPTMKDFKHQKVLGTPKDKAETNLMIKRLLTRGQL; encoded by the exons ATGATTTTACTTGCCGTCCTATTTTTGTCACTc GCATCATCGTTAGTGAGCGGGAAGCCGAGGCATCAGCAAGATGATGAAGACCTGACTTTTTATTGGAGAAGAT CTCACCCTGCTCCCTGCAAGCCGTTCACCACGTTCTATCAGGCGTGCAACAAGTGCGTGTGCGCCGCCGACTCCGTTCCCTACTGCACTAGGATGGACTGTCCGAAAGAAG ggCCAACTATGAAGGACTTCAAACATCAGAAAGTGCTAGGAACCCCAAAGGACAAAGCTGAAACGAACTTGATGATTAAAAGACTTTTGACccgtggtcaactttaa